The Ruania halotolerans genome contains the following window.
CACCCGGAGATGGACGCAGACGCCGTCCGGTTGCGGATCGAGGTGTACGCAGACGCCGGGTATTTCGCTCCGGACGCTGTGGCCGAGGTGATCGCGCGTACCGCCCGTGCGGACGTCTCTGCCGCGCACCGGGTGCTCAGCGCATTTGCCGCCCTGTGCGTGAGCGCCGATTCAGCGGTGGGCGGCGAGGATCTCGCTAGTGAGACGCGGCCACAGTTGCCCGTGTAGGTCGGCGCTGAACGGCTTCTCGCCGAGGAAGGCAGCGACCAGGTGAGCGTCGGGGTCCACCCAGACGAAGCTCCCGGACTGCCCGAAGTGGCCGAATGTGGCCGGGTTCGCCTCCGCGGGCGTCCAATGCGGCGACTTCTCGCCCCGGATCTCGTAGCCGAGACCCCAGTCGTTGCGTGCCTGGTTCCCGAACCCGGGCAGTACCCCGCTCAATCCCTCGAAATGCACGCTGCGGGCGATCCGGGCGAGTTCGGGGTCAATCAGGGTCGGGGTCAGCATTTCGAGTCCCAGTGCGAGCACGTCCAGGGTGCTGCCGGACGCTGCGTGTGCGGCGCTGCCCTGGAACTCCACACTGCTCATCTCCAGCGGCTCCAGCACCACATCGCGGGTCCACACGGGAAAGTCGGTGCCCACGGCAGCCGAGACGTGGCCAGCGAGTGTCTCGAACCCGACGTTCGAGTACACGCGGCGTTGCCCGGGACGCTGCACCGGTCCACCGTCCTCGACCGGCAATCCGGAGGCATGTGCGAGCAGGTGCCGCACCGTTGCGCCTTCTGGGCCGGCGGGGGAGTCCAGGCCCACGTACCCGCGATCGATAGCGATCAAGGTCGCCAACGCCGTCAGGGGCTTCGTCACGGACTTCCAATCTCGGACGGCCTCGGTATCGCCGTCGAGACTGAGGATCTTGTGGCGGGTGGAGACCGCGAGGGCCACAGGGAAGTCGAATGCGTCCAGAGTGGAGTAGGTGCTCACCCGGGCCACACTGCCAGACTCCGCACGGTGCGGCGCACCTGGGCGGTCAGGGGAGGGCGACGGTGCCCGACTGGCTCGCCTGCGGCGGTTCGCCGTCGGCAGCTACCTCGATCCCGTACAGCGTGCGCATCGCCGCGACCACCTCACCCAGGCGCCCGCCGGCCGCAGCCTCCCGGGCTCGTGTGGTCGGGGTGTGGATCAGCACGCTGGCGAAATGCCGCAGTGCGCGCTCGGTCTCATCGTCCTCATCCCCGCGGGCGCGCGCTCGGGCGAGCTCAGCCTCCAACACCTGCTCTACGTGAGTGCGGTAGGCCACGATCGCCGGGGCGGCGGAATCCTCGGCGCTGCGTTGCTCGAAGTCCTTCGCTGCCTGGTCCACCAGATCGAAGGCTTCGGCGCTCGCATTCAGTTCCTGCACGGGCGCATGCAGACTGATCGTCTCCAGGTCGAGCAGGTCGACACCACCGTGGTGCGCCACGTCCTTGTCGACGTTCGCGGGCAGGCCGAGGTCGATCACCAGCAACGAGTGGCCAGGGTCCCGCCCAGCGGCGCTGAGATCGGCGGTGCTGAGAGCGACCACGTTCGTGGAGGTGATGACCAGGTCCGCTGCTGCGAGCGACGCGGCGCGATTCTCGTGACTGATCGGCTGGACGCCGTCCCGGACGGCGAAGCGGCGCTCCCGTCCGGACGGGGAGGCCACGTCCACCACGCCCACGCCCCGATCCCGCAGCGCCGCGAGGGTGGTGCGGGCGTATGCGCCAGTGCCGATGATCAGCACCTTCGTCTGCGACCACGACGGCAGCCGCGTCTCGGCCAGGTCGAGGGCCAGGCGCACCATGGACCGGCCGGCAGCGTTGATCTTCGTGGTGTTCTTCACACCGCGCGAGGTCGCCGAGGCCATCTGGAAGAGCCGCTCCAAAGAGGCTGTGGTGGTCCCCGCTTTGCGGGCGTCGGCCAGGGACCGGCGCACCTGGCCCGCGATCTCGTCTTCGCCGAGCACCACGGAGTCCAGCCCGCTCGCCACGGCGAACAGGTGTGCCGCCACCCGGCTGGCCTTCATCATGCGCGTGCGGGGGCGCAGTTCAGGTTCGGTCAGTCCTGCATTGGCGGCGATGCGCTCGAGTGCTCGATCAAGGACGTCCTGCGCCGCGGTGTCCGAATCGGCCTCGACGTCGAGATAGGACTCATACCGGTTGCACGTGGCCACGACGACGGCGCCGCGCACCTCCGGATCGGTCAGATGCGTGGCAGCTCCGCCGTGACCGGAGGAGAGTCGTTCGAGGAGCGAGAAGTCAGCCGTGCGGTGACTGGCGCTCACGCAGACAAGCACGCCAACCATCGTAAGTGCGGCTCGTGGGCGAGGATCGGACGGGCTGTCAGTTCCCGAGGGTTGGACGCTTGCCGAGCGCGTGATCGCGCGGTTTGATCGAGAACCGAGTGCCCCGGGATGTGGCCGAGGCCACCCTCGGAGTTCGCTGCGCGCGGGCCGAACGCGGTCAGTCGGCCAAGTTGCGGGCGGCGATGACCTTCGTCGGTGTCACGCGGACCAGTAGCTCACCCGGCACCCCATTGCGGTCACCGAACTCCTGTGCCCGATCGGGACCCATGTACCGGGACGCGATCCGGGTGGCCCAGGTGTGCACCTGGGTGAGATCGTCGATCAGCTCCACCGTGCCTTCAATGCTCACGAAGTTGAACGGCGGGACATCGTCGTGGAAGGTCAACGCCACCTGCCCTGTGCGCGCCAGGGATCGTCCCTTCACAGTGTCGGCGCCGGTGTTGAACACGATCGCATCTGCCTCGTCGTCGAAGTCCACCCAGACGGGTGCCACATGCGGGCGCCCGTCCTTGCGGGTGGTGGCGACGGCGACAGTGCGGGCGGGCGTTGCGCGGATGAACGCCTGAATCTCGTCGTCCGTCATAGGTGCGTAACTCATCCCGGTCCAACCCGGCCGAGCGGGCAGGTATTCCCCGGACGGGCCAGGGTGCCTGATGATCTGATGACGGTTTCCCTATTAGCCGATGACGGCGGCCGCCAGCTCCACAGGGTGACTTACCATGCCCATATGGCCGCCGGGGACCTGCTGAACCGGCGCTGTGGTGCCAAGACGGTCGGCAGCGATGCGCGCAACGAACGCGGGCGGGAACAGGCGGTCCTGGGCGAAGGCGAGAACCGTCGTCGGCGTGCTGGGCCAGCGTGCGCCGGGCCAGGGTTGAGTGAAGGCTGCGTCGGCTTGGTCGCGTTCCCAGGCGGTGGCCGCCTCGCGCTGATCGGCGGTTAAGCCGTTGTAGAAGAGGTCGCTGATGCCGAGGGGGAGGTCTAAGCCGGCTGCCTCGGCGGCTTCCCGGTGGGCTGCGTCCTGATCGGTGGCGGCCCACCAGTCGGCGCCGGACTCCCCGGGCGCGGGGATCATCGGACTGATCAGGGTGAGGCGATGCACGGGAAGCCGGTCCGGCACCAGTCCGGCGGTGAACGCCCCGAACGAATGGGCCACGAGGTGGATGTCGCGCCCGTGGGCAGCGAGGTCACCTTGGATGGCGTGCACGACGGCGCTCGCGTAGTCCTCGAGGTGGGCTCGCTCGTCCGTGCATGGAAGGTCGACGGCGGTACTCGAGCGGCCGTGGGAGGTGAGGGCGGTCCCGAGTGCGCCCCAGTAGTCGGCATCGCAGCCGGCTCCGGGGATGAGGACGAAATGGGCTGGGTCGTGGTATCCCGCGGCGGGCGGTGGAGTGACCATGGTGCAGCCTATTCGACGCCGGTCGCCTGGGCATCGATCGCCATCGGATCCGTTCGCTGACCTGGGTAAACGGGGCAATGTCGGTGGTCGCTGGGATGATCTAGACATGACTTCGACAGCCAGCGGTTTGGTGTTCTCGGCTTCGGCCGGGGGCACTGTGTTGGCTGCTGTGCGGCAGAACCGGACGGCGGCCCGGGCGGTGGATGTCGAGTGTGCTGAGTTGGTCGTGGCGTGGGTGCGTGAGCACGCCATCGACCCCGGTAACCTCGCTTCCGGGACGCCAGTGTTCGACCCCGAGGTGGACGCCGGGCTTCCTGGGACCGAGCAGCCGATGCGGCTGGCCGGTCCGGGGGCGCCGTTGGTCTCGGATCTGGGGTTCACCCGGTTAGCGGCCGCGCTCGGGCAATCCAACGAAGCAGCGCTCTATTACGTCGGCTCGATTGTGGAGTTGGCGTACCGGTTGCCGGTGTTGTGGGGCCGGGTGCGGGCCGGGCAGATCAGTCTCCACCGCGCCCGGGCGGTGGCCCGGTTGACGAAGAAGCTCCCCGCCGCCGGTGCTGGGTGGGTCGATGCTCAGGTCGCCTGGACCATCGGCACCTGCAGCACCAGTCAGATTGAACGCACCGTGGCCGCTGCGATGGAGTCTTTCGACCCCGCACAGGCAGAAGCCGATCGTGAGGCAGCGTTGGAGGGGCGCCGGTTCGATATCCACCTCGACGAGGTCGCCACCTCGGGTGTGGCGGGCTCGGGGGCGATCGTGCAGGTTGATGGCGGGTTGGAGGTTGCTGATGCTCTCGATCTGGACGCAGCGGTTCGTGATCGTGCCCGGGCTCTCGCAACACTCTTGCCCGGCACGAGTGAGGACGTGCGCCGTTCCATCGCTGTGGGTGACCTCGCGAGAGGGCAAGGCACCCTCCCACTGGCAGAGACCGACACCAACACTGACACCGGTGCCGACGCCGAGACCGACACCGGTGCTGGGGCAGGTACTGGCGCTGGGACCAAAACCCTCACCCCCGACGTAGCCGGCACAGACTCAGGTGCAGGCCACGGTGCGATTGGTCGCACGGTGATGCTCTACCTCCACCTGCCCGCCGACGCTCTCAAACCCGGCAATGGTGAGAGGCGAGATTACGCCGCGGGCAGTGTGTTCAGCACCGGGGCCATCGGGCGGTGTGAGAACACCAGGTCCCCGGTCACCACCGAGCAGGTCCGCTCCTGGTGCCAGGCGGCGGGGCGGGTGATCGTGCGACCAGTGATCGATCTGAACGCCCACTACAGCGCGAGCACCTATGAAGCCAACCCACGACTACGCGAACAGATCATCCTGCGCGATAGTCACTGCCGGTTCCCGTACTGTCAGCGCACCGCCCGGGCTGCTGATCAGGACCACACCATCCCCTACGACCAGGGTGGGCCTACCAGTACCGCCAATCTGACCGCGTTGTGTCGACGTCACCATCGAGCGAAAACCCATGCGGGCTGGTCCTACCTGATGATCACCCCCGGGACCTACCTCTGGACAGACCCCGACGGAGTTCAC
Protein-coding sequences here:
- a CDS encoding serine hydrolase domain-containing protein; this encodes MSTYSTLDAFDFPVALAVSTRHKILSLDGDTEAVRDWKSVTKPLTALATLIAIDRGYVGLDSPAGPEGATVRHLLAHASGLPVEDGGPVQRPGQRRVYSNVGFETLAGHVSAAVGTDFPVWTRDVVLEPLEMSSVEFQGSAAHAASGSTLDVLALGLEMLTPTLIDPELARIARSVHFEGLSGVLPGFGNQARNDWGLGYEIRGEKSPHWTPAEANPATFGHFGQSGSFVWVDPDAHLVAAFLGEKPFSADLHGQLWPRLTSEILAAHR
- a CDS encoding glutamyl-tRNA reductase, whose product is MSASHRTADFSLLERLSSGHGGAATHLTDPEVRGAVVVATCNRYESYLDVEADSDTAAQDVLDRALERIAANAGLTEPELRPRTRMMKASRVAAHLFAVASGLDSVVLGEDEIAGQVRRSLADARKAGTTTASLERLFQMASATSRGVKNTTKINAAGRSMVRLALDLAETRLPSWSQTKVLIIGTGAYARTTLAALRDRGVGVVDVASPSGRERRFAVRDGVQPISHENRAASLAAADLVITSTNVVALSTADLSAAGRDPGHSLLVIDLGLPANVDKDVAHHGGVDLLDLETISLHAPVQELNASAEAFDLVDQAAKDFEQRSAEDSAAPAIVAYRTHVEQVLEAELARARARGDEDDETERALRHFASVLIHTPTTRAREAAAGGRLGEVVAAMRTLYGIEVAADGEPPQASQSGTVALP
- a CDS encoding PPOX class F420-dependent oxidoreductase; translated protein: MSYAPMTDDEIQAFIRATPARTVAVATTRKDGRPHVAPVWVDFDDEADAIVFNTGADTVKGRSLARTGQVALTFHDDVPPFNFVSIEGTVELIDDLTQVHTWATRIASRYMGPDRAQEFGDRNGVPGELLVRVTPTKVIAARNLAD
- a CDS encoding alpha/beta fold hydrolase; the encoded protein is MVTPPPAAGYHDPAHFVLIPGAGCDADYWGALGTALTSHGRSSTAVDLPCTDERAHLEDYASAVVHAIQGDLAAHGRDIHLVAHSFGAFTAGLVPDRLPVHRLTLISPMIPAPGESGADWWAATDQDAAHREAAEAAGLDLPLGISDLFYNGLTADQREAATAWERDQADAAFTQPWPGARWPSTPTTVLAFAQDRLFPPAFVARIAADRLGTTAPVQQVPGGHMGMVSHPVELAAAVIG
- a CDS encoding HNH endonuclease: MTSTASGLVFSASAGGTVLAAVRQNRTAARAVDVECAELVVAWVREHAIDPGNLASGTPVFDPEVDAGLPGTEQPMRLAGPGAPLVSDLGFTRLAAALGQSNEAALYYVGSIVELAYRLPVLWGRVRAGQISLHRARAVARLTKKLPAAGAGWVDAQVAWTIGTCSTSQIERTVAAAMESFDPAQAEADREAALEGRRFDIHLDEVATSGVAGSGAIVQVDGGLEVADALDLDAAVRDRARALATLLPGTSEDVRRSIAVGDLARGQGTLPLAETDTNTDTGADAETDTGAGAGTGAGTKTLTPDVAGTDSGAGHGAIGRTVMLYLHLPADALKPGNGERRDYAAGSVFSTGAIGRCENTRSPVTTEQVRSWCQAAGRVIVRPVIDLNAHYSASTYEANPRLREQIILRDSHCRFPYCQRTARAADQDHTIPYDQGGPTSTANLTALCRRHHRAKTHAGWSYLMITPGTYLWTDPDGVHYLVTTTGTFPIPGSPGNGPPSGGRTGAPPSGRTGGPPGVRSHRSSDGKTSGPPGHSQSSPFGVLDPHVARVRERAITAMKKTATATPPPPRFRTDPDDHADPARRDGSLPGTKKSPPGTDPPPF